Proteins from a single region of Fusobacterium gonidiaformans ATCC 25563:
- a CDS encoding FMN-binding protein: protein MYLVYSCQTYVTNILKNFSCEAVFKDGDGKIKDENYGKEFEGEKFEQAKIAIQACQLYPETLVEVQDPEKIEIIAGATHSQAEFKEAVWNALKKAKK from the coding sequence ATGTATTTAGTCTATAGTTGTCAAACATATGTTACAAATATATTAAAAAATTTTTCTTGTGAAGCCGTTTTCAAAGATGGGGATGGTAAGATCAAAGATGAAAACTATGGAAAAGAATTTGAGGGAGAAAAATTTGAACAAGCAAAAATTGCAATACAAGCCTGTCAATTGTATCCTGAAACCTTAGTAGAAGTACAAGATCCTGAAAAAATAGAAATCATTGCAGGAGCGACTCACTCTCAAGCAGAATTTAAAGAAGCTGTTTGGAATGCTTTAAAAAAAGCAAAGAAATAG
- a CDS encoding dicarboxylate/amino acid:cation symporter has protein sequence MKTKKLQLSLTTQIFLALVLAIIVGVCLTKTPEIAADYIAPFGKIFLNLIKWIVCPLVFFSIMSGVISLQDIKKIGSIGGKTLFYYLCTTAFAVAIGLFFANSFKGIFPILATTNLSYDATASVSFMENIVNIFPKNFIAPFADANMLQVIVSSLFIGFAIIGVGNSAKRVVDAINIVNDIFVMGMEMILKLSPIGVFCLLCPVVAKNGPAIIGSLAMVLFVAYICYIVHAVLVYSLSVKVFAGINPITFFKGMMPAILFAFSSASSVGTLPLSMECTEKLGAKKEISSFILPLGATINMDGTAIYQGVCSVFIASCFGIDLTLSQMITIVLTATLASIGTAGVPGAGMVMLAMVLQSVGLPVEGIAIVAGVDRLFDMGRTTVNITGDAACCMVINAMEARKERRKV, from the coding sequence ATGAAAACTAAAAAATTACAACTATCACTTACGACACAAATCTTTTTAGCCCTTGTACTTGCGATTATTGTCGGAGTATGTTTGACGAAAACACCTGAAATTGCAGCAGACTATATTGCTCCTTTTGGTAAAATATTTTTAAATTTAATCAAATGGATTGTCTGTCCTTTAGTGTTTTTCTCAATTATGTCTGGAGTGATTTCTTTACAAGATATTAAAAAAATTGGTTCTATTGGTGGAAAAACTTTATTCTATTATCTTTGTACCACTGCCTTTGCTGTAGCGATTGGATTATTTTTTGCAAATTCTTTTAAAGGAATTTTTCCCATTCTGGCAACGACAAATCTTTCCTATGATGCAACTGCCTCTGTAAGTTTTATGGAGAACATAGTAAATATCTTCCCTAAGAACTTCATTGCTCCTTTTGCAGATGCAAATATGCTTCAAGTCATTGTGTCTTCTTTATTTATCGGTTTTGCTATTATTGGAGTCGGAAATAGTGCAAAGCGTGTTGTAGATGCTATCAATATAGTAAATGATATTTTCGTTATGGGAATGGAAATGATTTTAAAATTATCTCCCATTGGAGTGTTTTGCTTGCTTTGTCCGGTTGTAGCTAAAAATGGTCCTGCTATTATAGGTTCGTTAGCAATGGTGCTTTTTGTGGCTTACATTTGTTATATTGTTCATGCTGTTCTTGTTTATTCATTGTCAGTCAAAGTTTTTGCAGGAATCAATCCGATTACTTTCTTCAAAGGAATGATGCCGGCTATTTTATTTGCTTTTTCTTCTGCAAGTTCCGTAGGGACACTTCCTTTAAGCATGGAATGTACTGAAAAACTTGGTGCAAAAAAAGAGATTTCTTCTTTTATTTTGCCATTAGGTGCAACGATTAATATGGATGGAACGGCTATTTATCAAGGTGTTTGTTCTGTCTTTATAGCCTCTTGTTTTGGAATTGATTTAACTTTGTCTCAAATGATTACCATAGTTTTAACAGCTACCTTAGCATCAATAGGAACAGCGGGAGTTCCGGGAGCTGGAATGGTTATGCTTGCCATGGTATTACAATCTGTTGGGCTTCCTGTAGAAGGGATTGCGATTGTTGCCGGAGTTGACCGTCTGTTTGATATGGGACGTACGACTGTTAATATTACAGGAGATGCCGCTTGTTGTATGGTTATCAATGCTATGGAAGCTAGAAAAGAAAGAAGAAAAGTTTAA
- the carB gene encoding carbamoyl-phosphate synthase (glutamine-hydrolyzing) large subunit, producing the protein MLDKTIKKTLVIGSGPIIIGQAAEFDYSGTQACETLKKEGIEVVLINSNPATIMTDKAIADRIYIEPITFEFVVKVIEKERPDSIIAGMGGQTALNMVVELFEKGILEKYGIKVIGTSIESIKRGEDRELFREAMEKIGEPILTSHVVESLEEGYKIANEIGYPVVVRPAYTLGGTGGGFAHNPQELEEILLKGLSLSRVGQVLIERSILGWKEIEYEVIRDANGNAITVCNMENIDPVGIHTGDSIVVAPSQTLTDREYQMLRRASLKIVEEIGIIGGCNVQFALHPKSFEYAIIEINPRVSRSSALASKATGYPIARVATKLAMGYLLDEVLNEVTGKTYACFEPSLDYIVVKIPKWPFDKFKKADRRLGTKMMATGEIMAIGENFESAFLKGIRSLEIGRYNLEHPAIESLRMEELKKEVVNPSDERIFVVAEMLRRGYIKEKLQKLTGIDKFFMEKIEWIVKQEELLKKMSFADLDEKFLRNLKKKGFSDKGIADLMKISEEDIHDKRIQYGILPSYKMVDTCAGEFEASSSYYYSTYSQYDEVVVNSGRKMIVIGSGPIRIGQGIEFDYCTVHGVKTLKKLGIESIIINNNPETVSTDFSTGDKLYFEPLVTEDIMNIIDKEKPEGVILQFGGQTAIKLAKDLEKRKIKILGTSAEKIDEAEDREKFEEMMEDLDIKRPRGRASWDVEHGIAIANEVGYPVLVRPSYVLGGQGMEICHDEINLVKYLEASFSRDASSPVLIDKYLNGIELEVDAICDGEDVLIPGVMEHLERAGVHSGDSITIYPQQNLYAGTEEQILEITTKIARALKVKGMMNIQFIAYQNELYVIEVNPRSSRTVPYISKISGLPVIEIASRVMLGEKLKDLEFGTGIYKKPNLVAVKVPVFSTEKLSKVEVSLGPEMRSTGEVLGVGNNVEEAIFKGLLAAKRVHQIKDRNILVTIRDKDKEEFLPIAKDLVRYGSKLYATSGTQKYLSEHGVEATAVRKISEEAPNLLDLIKNREVDLLINTPTKANDSQRDGFKIRRSAIEYGVEVLTSLDTMKAIIKMQDRNLKEESLDVFDISKI; encoded by the coding sequence ATGTTAGATAAGACAATAAAGAAAACTTTAGTAATAGGCTCAGGTCCTATTATTATTGGACAAGCAGCAGAATTTGATTATTCCGGAACACAAGCTTGTGAAACTCTAAAAAAAGAAGGAATTGAAGTTGTTTTAATTAACTCAAACCCCGCTACGATTATGACAGACAAAGCCATTGCGGATAGAATTTACATTGAACCCATTACCTTTGAATTTGTAGTAAAAGTCATTGAGAAAGAAAGACCGGATTCCATTATTGCAGGAATGGGAGGACAAACTGCTCTCAATATGGTGGTAGAGCTTTTTGAAAAAGGAATCTTAGAGAAATATGGTATCAAAGTCATTGGAACCTCTATTGAATCTATCAAACGAGGAGAGGATAGAGAGTTATTCCGAGAAGCTATGGAAAAAATCGGAGAACCGATTTTAACAAGCCATGTCGTAGAGAGTTTGGAAGAAGGATACAAGATTGCAAATGAAATCGGTTATCCTGTTGTCGTAAGACCTGCTTACACTTTAGGAGGAACCGGAGGAGGATTTGCACACAATCCTCAGGAATTGGAAGAAATTCTATTAAAAGGGCTTTCTTTATCAAGAGTGGGACAAGTACTGATTGAAAGATCTATCTTAGGATGGAAAGAAATTGAATATGAAGTCATTCGAGATGCCAATGGAAATGCGATTACTGTATGCAATATGGAAAATATTGACCCTGTAGGAATTCATACAGGAGATTCCATTGTTGTGGCTCCAAGCCAAACTTTAACAGATCGAGAATATCAAATGTTACGTCGTGCTTCTCTAAAGATTGTAGAAGAAATTGGAATTATAGGAGGATGTAATGTACAATTTGCTCTTCATCCAAAATCTTTTGAATATGCAATCATTGAAATCAATCCAAGAGTATCCAGATCTTCCGCTTTAGCTTCCAAAGCAACCGGGTATCCAATTGCAAGAGTGGCAACGAAATTAGCAATGGGATATTTATTGGATGAAGTTCTTAATGAAGTAACCGGAAAAACATATGCTTGTTTTGAACCTAGTTTAGACTATATTGTTGTAAAAATTCCAAAATGGCCCTTCGACAAATTCAAAAAAGCGGACAGAAGATTAGGAACCAAAATGATGGCAACCGGTGAAATTATGGCAATTGGTGAAAATTTTGAATCTGCTTTTCTAAAAGGAATCCGTTCCTTAGAGATTGGACGATATAATTTGGAACACCCTGCCATTGAAAGCCTTCGTATGGAAGAATTGAAAAAAGAAGTTGTCAATCCCAGTGATGAAAGAATTTTCGTAGTAGCAGAAATGTTACGTCGTGGATATATCAAAGAAAAATTGCAAAAGTTGACAGGAATTGATAAATTTTTCATGGAAAAAATTGAGTGGATTGTGAAACAAGAAGAATTATTGAAAAAAATGAGCTTTGCAGATTTGGATGAGAAATTCTTACGAAACTTAAAGAAAAAAGGATTTTCTGATAAAGGAATTGCAGACTTAATGAAAATTTCAGAAGAAGATATTCATGATAAAAGAATACAATATGGAATTCTTCCAAGTTATAAAATGGTGGATACCTGTGCGGGAGAATTCGAAGCAAGTTCTTCTTACTACTATTCTACCTATAGCCAATATGATGAAGTGGTCGTAAATTCAGGAAGAAAAATGATAGTTATCGGTTCCGGACCTATTCGAATCGGACAAGGAATTGAATTTGATTACTGTACTGTACATGGAGTAAAAACTTTAAAAAAATTAGGAATTGAAAGCATTATTATCAACAATAATCCGGAAACTGTATCCACAGACTTTTCCACAGGAGATAAATTATACTTTGAACCTTTGGTAACAGAAGACATTATGAACATCATTGACAAAGAAAAGCCGGAAGGAGTTATTCTACAATTTGGAGGGCAAACAGCTATCAAGTTGGCAAAAGATTTAGAAAAAAGAAAGATTAAAATCTTAGGAACCAGTGCTGAGAAAATTGATGAAGCGGAAGATCGTGAAAAATTTGAAGAAATGATGGAAGATTTGGATATTAAACGACCAAGAGGAAGAGCTTCTTGGGATGTAGAACATGGGATTGCCATTGCCAATGAAGTAGGTTATCCTGTATTAGTTCGTCCTTCTTACGTTTTAGGTGGACAAGGAATGGAAATTTGTCATGATGAAATCAATTTGGTAAAATACTTGGAAGCCTCTTTTTCCCGGGATGCCTCCAGCCCCGTTTTAATTGATAAATACTTGAACGGAATCGAACTGGAAGTTGACGCCATTTGTGACGGAGAGGATGTCTTAATTCCAGGAGTTATGGAACACTTAGAAAGAGCAGGGGTTCACTCCGGAGATTCCATTACTATCTATCCACAACAAAATCTATATGCAGGAACAGAAGAACAAATTTTAGAAATTACTACAAAGATTGCAAGAGCCTTGAAAGTAAAAGGAATGATGAATATTCAGTTTATCGCATATCAAAATGAACTATATGTCATAGAAGTCAATCCAAGATCTTCCAGAACAGTCCCTTATATTTCTAAAATTTCCGGTTTACCGGTCATTGAAATTGCCAGCCGAGTGATGTTGGGAGAAAAATTAAAAGATTTGGAATTTGGAACAGGAATTTATAAAAAACCAAATTTAGTCGCTGTTAAAGTTCCGGTATTCTCCACGGAAAAATTATCTAAAGTGGAGGTTTCATTAGGTCCTGAAATGCGTTCCACAGGAGAAGTACTGGGAGTCGGAAATAATGTGGAAGAAGCTATTTTTAAAGGACTATTAGCAGCAAAAAGAGTACATCAAATTAAAGATAGAAATATTTTAGTTACCATTCGTGACAAAGACAAGGAAGAATTTTTACCAATTGCAAAAGATTTGGTGAGATATGGTTCTAAATTATACGCCACTTCAGGAACACAAAAATATTTATCTGAACACGGAGTGGAAGCGACTGCTGTCCGAAAAATTTCGGAAGAAGCTCCTAACTTACTGGATTTAATTAAAAATAGAGAGGTAGATTTATTAATCAATACACCAACCAAAGCAAATGATTCTCAACGAGATGGATTCAAAATTCGTCGAAGTGCTATTGAATACGGAGTAGAAGTCTTAACTTCTTTGGATACTATGAAAGCCATTATTAAAATGCAAGATAGAAATTTAAAAGAAGAAAGCTTGGATGTATTTGATATCAGTAAGATTTAA